The following coding sequences are from one Geothrix sp. window:
- the bamD gene encoding outer membrane protein assembly factor BamD, which produces MKRILTALTLVAVLAGLGLGCKKPKAVVDKGVTATELLATADKQLKQGKFNEARTTLRHLEQYLPGSAEFPKAKLMLGDSFFFQPSPSYPEAEVEYASFLNYFPRHELRDYAMYHQALCHFSSIESAERDQTETRKALTGFQQLIAESPGSPYAGETRAKILQCWRRIAEHELIVGVFYVNTYFYPGAERRLKNLLETYPDYVDRERAYFYLGEAMRQRLLVETDVVQFNKDYLAKREKADFKEFTREQVEQYNKDFVSFSEVQIKGYRAEAKSYYQKLVESYPGTEWARRAADRLITMGTSGVKEELDS; this is translated from the coding sequence ATGAAGCGCATCCTCACCGCCCTCACCCTGGTGGCCGTCCTGGCCGGCCTGGGCCTGGGCTGCAAGAAGCCGAAAGCCGTCGTCGACAAGGGCGTCACGGCCACAGAGCTGCTGGCCACCGCCGACAAGCAGCTGAAGCAGGGCAAATTCAACGAGGCCCGCACGACCCTGCGCCACCTGGAGCAGTACCTGCCGGGCTCGGCCGAGTTCCCCAAGGCCAAGCTCATGCTGGGGGACAGCTTCTTCTTCCAACCCAGCCCCAGCTACCCCGAGGCCGAGGTCGAGTACGCCAGCTTCCTGAACTACTTCCCCCGGCACGAGCTGCGGGACTATGCCATGTACCACCAGGCCCTGTGCCACTTCTCCTCCATCGAGAGCGCCGAGCGCGATCAGACGGAGACCCGCAAGGCCCTGACCGGCTTCCAGCAGCTGATCGCAGAGTCCCCGGGCAGTCCCTATGCCGGCGAGACCCGGGCGAAGATCCTCCAGTGCTGGCGCCGCATCGCCGAGCATGAGCTGATCGTCGGCGTGTTCTACGTGAACACCTATTTCTACCCCGGTGCCGAACGCCGCCTCAAGAACCTGCTGGAGACCTACCCCGACTACGTGGACCGTGAACGGGCCTACTTCTACCTGGGCGAGGCCATGCGCCAGCGCCTCCTCGTAGAGACGGACGTTGTCCAGTTCAACAAGGACTATCTCGCCAAGCGCGAGAAGGCGGATTTCAAGGAATTCACCCGAGAGCAAGTTGAACAGTACAACAAGGATTTCGTGTCCTTCAGTGAAGTTCAGATCAAGGGCTATCGCGCTGAAGCCAAGAGCTACTACCAGAAACTGGTGGAAAGCTATCCCGGCACGGAATGGGCCCGTCGCGCGGCTGATCGGCTGATCACCATGGGCACCAGCGGGGTCAAGGAAGAGTTGGATAGTTGA
- a CDS encoding thiamine phosphate synthase translates to MILLAITQGIGFDPQAWRGVLTSGVDAFLIREKGLSARALLEAARWCQDTAPGVELWIGGRLDVALAVGCGLHAPEAHPEVGPGLVPLSRPLHGEEQWAGRSVVEQLLVAPIFATPGKTAPWGPQRLHRFLDGLPGSGPRILALGGVDPLNARPLQHPRLAGFAAIRPFWSGDPAGAVARFRGQ, encoded by the coding sequence ATGATCCTCCTGGCCATCACGCAGGGCATCGGCTTCGATCCCCAGGCCTGGCGGGGTGTGCTCACCAGCGGCGTGGATGCCTTCCTGATCCGGGAGAAGGGGCTTTCCGCCCGCGCGCTCCTGGAGGCGGCCCGCTGGTGCCAGGACACCGCACCGGGAGTGGAACTCTGGATCGGCGGCCGCCTGGATGTGGCCCTGGCCGTCGGCTGCGGACTCCACGCGCCCGAGGCCCACCCGGAGGTCGGACCCGGCCTCGTGCCCCTTTCCCGCCCCCTCCACGGGGAGGAGCAGTGGGCAGGCCGCAGCGTCGTGGAGCAGCTGCTGGTCGCACCCATCTTCGCCACCCCCGGCAAGACCGCCCCCTGGGGGCCGCAGCGCCTGCACCGCTTTCTCGATGGCCTGCCCGGCTCGGGACCGCGGATCCTCGCCCTGGGTGGCGTGGACCCCCTGAATGCCCGCCCGCTCCAGCACCCCCGCCTGGCCGGTTTCGCCGCCATCCGTCCGTTCTGGAGTGGCGATCCTGCGGGGGCCGTGGCCCGGTTTCGGGGGCAGTAA
- a CDS encoding menaquinone biosynthesis decarboxylase: MGRDFQTFLKQLEAAGELARVAPEVDPYLEMGAVADRVSKEPGGGKALLFEKPTGKAMPVAMNAFGSLKRMEVALGVDQEPRGLDAIADRIEKLVQEAMPKPGTGFFEKLAKLPVLAEVSNWMPKSVRRGICQEIVLKGDQVKLSDLPVLTTWPEDGGPFITLGMSHTRNKQTGHRNVGLYRLQVYDDRTLGFHTQLHHDGARNRHGYGKDERMPVAVSFGGDPALTYAATAPLPPFLSEVMFAGFLRGEGIEMVSCVTNDLEVPADSELVVEGYVNPGELRREGPFGDHTGYYSLADDYPVLHVEAITMRKNPVFPATIVGRPPQEDAYLGLATERIFLPLLRMVLPEIRDMHLPAAGAFHNLVILSMKKEYPGHAQKVMNAIWGTGQIMFTKGIVVVDEDIDPHDMNEVLFRLTSNVDPRRDMLFTEGPLDVLDHAADRFAFGSKVGIDATRKNRPWDGYAREWPRDLVFPDELLDRVGRRWKEYGF; this comes from the coding sequence ATGGGCCGCGACTTCCAGACCTTCCTGAAGCAGCTCGAGGCCGCTGGCGAGCTGGCCCGGGTGGCCCCCGAGGTGGATCCCTATCTGGAAATGGGGGCGGTGGCCGACCGGGTCTCCAAGGAGCCCGGAGGTGGCAAGGCCCTGCTCTTCGAAAAGCCTACCGGCAAGGCCATGCCCGTGGCCATGAACGCCTTCGGCAGCCTCAAGCGCATGGAGGTGGCCCTGGGTGTGGACCAGGAGCCCCGCGGCCTGGATGCCATCGCGGACCGCATCGAGAAGCTGGTCCAGGAGGCCATGCCCAAGCCCGGCACGGGCTTCTTCGAGAAGCTGGCCAAGCTGCCGGTGCTGGCCGAAGTGAGCAACTGGATGCCCAAGAGCGTGCGCAGGGGCATCTGTCAGGAGATCGTGCTCAAGGGCGACCAGGTGAAGCTCAGCGACCTGCCGGTGCTCACCACCTGGCCCGAGGACGGCGGCCCCTTCATCACCCTGGGCATGAGCCACACCCGCAATAAGCAAACCGGGCACCGCAACGTGGGCCTATACCGCCTGCAGGTCTACGACGACCGCACCCTGGGCTTCCACACCCAACTGCACCACGACGGCGCCCGCAACCGCCATGGCTACGGCAAGGACGAGCGCATGCCCGTGGCCGTGAGCTTTGGCGGCGATCCGGCGCTGACCTACGCGGCCACGGCACCCCTGCCGCCCTTCCTCAGCGAGGTGATGTTCGCGGGCTTCCTGAGGGGCGAGGGCATTGAGATGGTGTCCTGCGTGACGAACGACCTAGAGGTCCCGGCCGATTCGGAGCTCGTCGTCGAAGGCTACGTGAACCCCGGCGAGCTGCGCCGCGAGGGCCCCTTCGGCGACCACACGGGCTACTACTCCCTGGCCGACGACTACCCCGTGCTGCACGTGGAAGCCATCACCATGCGGAAGAACCCAGTCTTTCCCGCCACCATCGTGGGCCGTCCGCCCCAGGAGGACGCCTATCTGGGCCTGGCCACCGAGCGCATCTTCCTGCCGCTCCTCCGCATGGTGCTGCCCGAGATCCGCGACATGCACCTGCCCGCGGCCGGCGCCTTCCACAACCTTGTGATCCTCTCCATGAAGAAGGAATACCCGGGTCATGCACAGAAGGTGATGAACGCCATCTGGGGCACGGGCCAGATCATGTTCACCAAGGGCATCGTGGTGGTGGATGAGGACATCGATCCGCACGACATGAATGAAGTCCTCTTCCGCCTCACCAGCAACGTGGATCCCAGGCGCGACATGCTGTTCACGGAAGGCCCGCTGGACGTGCTGGACCACGCCGCCGACCGCTTCGCCTTCGGCAGCAAGGTGGGCATTGATGCCACGCGCAAGAACCGCCCCTGGGATGGCTATGCCAGGGAATGGCCCCGCGATCTGGTGTTCCCCGACGAGCTCCTGGATCGGGTGGGCCGGCGCTGGAAGGAGTACGGATTCTAA
- a CDS encoding aldo/keto reductase, with amino-acid sequence MELSSLGLGTYLGPSTETADAAYTEAAGAFFAAGGTVFDTAANYRGGRSERALGAAFRGIPRGDFFVSTKAGYIPMPETTDPDEGPRAWFHRVFEAPGILSPDDLVDGCHAMTPRYLAHQLEISRQALGLETVDLFHLHNPEQQLAHLGPDAFYAAVEKAFEACEGFVQSGKIRAYGVATWNGFRLPPGQDGHLSLARLLAAASSAGGLDHHFRWIQLPLNLAMPEAYLAPTQMLDGKAMTALGAARAAGLSVQTSASIMQARILRQLPDGFAEALGLQTPAQAALQFTRSCPGVTTALCGMGRAAHVTENVAVMALPKLDPIALESLFG; translated from the coding sequence ATGGAACTGAGCAGCCTCGGCCTCGGCACCTACCTCGGCCCCTCCACGGAGACCGCCGACGCGGCCTACACCGAGGCCGCGGGAGCCTTCTTCGCCGCAGGAGGCACCGTCTTCGACACGGCCGCGAACTATCGCGGCGGCCGCTCGGAACGGGCCCTGGGCGCGGCTTTCCGGGGCATCCCCAGGGGCGATTTCTTCGTCTCGACCAAGGCCGGCTACATCCCCATGCCTGAGACCACCGATCCGGACGAGGGCCCCCGTGCCTGGTTCCATCGCGTGTTCGAAGCGCCCGGCATCCTCTCCCCTGACGACCTGGTCGACGGCTGCCACGCCATGACGCCCCGGTACCTGGCCCACCAGCTGGAGATCAGCCGGCAGGCCCTGGGCCTCGAAACGGTGGACCTGTTCCATCTCCACAACCCCGAGCAGCAGCTGGCCCACCTGGGCCCAGACGCCTTCTACGCCGCCGTCGAAAAGGCCTTCGAGGCCTGCGAGGGCTTCGTGCAGTCCGGGAAGATCCGCGCCTACGGCGTGGCCACCTGGAATGGATTCCGCCTTCCACCCGGCCAGGACGGACACCTGAGCCTGGCCCGGCTGCTGGCCGCCGCCTCATCGGCCGGGGGCCTGGACCACCACTTCCGCTGGATCCAGCTGCCCCTCAACCTCGCCATGCCCGAGGCCTACCTCGCCCCGACCCAGATGCTCGACGGCAAGGCCATGACCGCCCTGGGTGCCGCGCGGGCCGCCGGTCTGTCCGTGCAGACCTCCGCCTCCATCATGCAGGCGAGGATCCTCCGCCAGCTGCCGGATGGGTTCGCCGAGGCGCTCGGACTGCAGACGCCGGCCCAGGCCGCCCTGCAGTTCACCCGCTCCTGCCCGGGCGTGACCACCGCCCTCTGCGGCATGGGCCGCGCGGCCCACGTGACCGAGAACGTGGCGGTCATGGCCCTGCCGAAACTCGACCCCATCGCCCTGGAAAGCCTCTTCGGATGA
- a CDS encoding alpha/beta hydrolase — MSGFIPVIPADLEPTVRGVLAGHGGIPLAWARWEHPEPKGRVVIAHGYGEHGERYRHTAHWLSGLGWSVSSMDFRGFGRSGGIRGDAVGIRAFVDDFALFLRQERRHDAERMGATARVVDGVPMPPLPVCPQVVLGHSFGGLIALLTLLWHADTLDGLILSSPAVAVKSNSRLLVIMARLLRWFMPHRPVLLHGDKSRVCSDPVLVQRYEADPLCHRWATAAFGAALDEGRAEILPLGHELDRPMLLLESGTDTVVDPDASEALWSAVRPELLERHRLPGFFHEVFHDRLRAQAQALAEPWLESLHRAWNPSSRPAMSEVLSPESA; from the coding sequence ATGTCTGGATTCATCCCCGTGATCCCCGCCGACCTGGAGCCCACCGTCCGTGGGGTCCTGGCCGGCCATGGGGGCATCCCCCTGGCCTGGGCCCGGTGGGAGCACCCCGAGCCCAAGGGCCGGGTGGTGATCGCCCACGGCTATGGTGAGCACGGCGAACGGTACCGGCACACGGCCCACTGGCTGTCCGGCCTCGGCTGGTCCGTCTCCAGCATGGACTTCCGGGGCTTCGGGCGTTCCGGGGGCATCCGGGGGGACGCGGTGGGCATCCGGGCCTTCGTGGACGACTTCGCCCTCTTCCTCCGGCAGGAGCGCCGCCACGACGCCGAGCGCATGGGCGCGACGGCCCGGGTGGTGGACGGCGTCCCGATGCCGCCCCTGCCCGTCTGTCCCCAGGTGGTCCTGGGGCACAGCTTCGGCGGACTCATCGCCCTGCTCACACTGCTCTGGCATGCAGACACACTGGACGGCCTGATCCTGTCCAGCCCCGCCGTGGCGGTGAAATCCAACTCGAGGCTGCTCGTGATCATGGCGCGCCTCCTGCGCTGGTTCATGCCCCACCGCCCCGTCCTGCTGCACGGCGACAAGAGCCGAGTCTGCTCCGACCCCGTCCTCGTCCAGCGCTACGAGGCCGACCCCCTCTGCCACCGCTGGGCCACGGCCGCCTTCGGCGCCGCCCTGGACGAGGGCCGGGCCGAGATCCTGCCCCTGGGCCACGAGCTGGATCGCCCCATGCTCCTGCTGGAATCCGGTACGGATACGGTGGTGGACCCGGACGCTTCCGAGGCGCTCTGGTCCGCCGTCCGGCCCGAACTCCTCGAACGGCACCGGCTGCCCGGCTTCTTCCACGAAGTCTTCCACGACCGGCTCCGGGCCCAGGCCCAGGCCCTGGCCGAACCCTGGCTCGAATCGTTGCACCGGGCCTGGAACCCATCGTCCCGTCCCGCCATGTCTGAAGTGCTGTCTCCGGAGTCCGCATGA
- a CDS encoding acid phosphatase has product MRRSFTIPVLALALLLPGAPSLWAQAPAQADQAKAWATFLGAPPAVDSDGGKADLAIVLWHQRTRTAPEVQRALSEVKLGLGAYAQAIGVPLEEARYPKTAALIDKVGKDIKVVTDGLKKHFMRPRPYQADPRVRPAIELETSPSYPSGHATRGLAYAMVLADLVPEWREALLAQGRLVGVDRVIGGVHYPSDIEAGQRLAEKLGAAWLADPQNRTLVEAARAAEWPGLAKP; this is encoded by the coding sequence ATGCGCAGGTCCTTCACGATCCCGGTCCTGGCCCTGGCCTTGTTGCTGCCCGGTGCTCCGTCCCTGTGGGCGCAGGCCCCGGCTCAGGCCGATCAGGCCAAGGCGTGGGCCACCTTCCTCGGAGCCCCTCCAGCCGTGGATTCGGACGGAGGCAAGGCCGATCTCGCCATCGTGTTGTGGCATCAGAGAACCCGGACGGCACCGGAGGTGCAGCGTGCCCTCTCGGAAGTGAAACTCGGACTGGGGGCCTATGCGCAGGCGATCGGAGTCCCCCTGGAGGAGGCCCGGTACCCGAAGACGGCCGCACTCATCGACAAGGTGGGGAAGGACATCAAGGTCGTCACCGATGGCCTCAAGAAGCACTTCATGAGGCCCCGTCCCTACCAGGCGGATCCCCGGGTCCGCCCCGCCATCGAACTGGAGACCAGTCCCTCCTATCCCAGTGGCCACGCGACCCGTGGCCTGGCCTACGCCATGGTGCTGGCCGACCTGGTCCCGGAGTGGCGGGAGGCCCTGCTGGCCCAGGGCCGTCTGGTGGGTGTCGATCGAGTGATCGGCGGGGTCCACTATCCCTCCGACATCGAAGCCGGGCAGCGACTGGCCGAGAAGCTCGGGGCTGCCTGGCTGGCCGATCCGCAGAACCGGACCCTGGTTGAGGCGGCCCGGGCGGCCGAATGGCCGGGGCTCGCCAAGCCCTGA
- the rlmN gene encoding 23S rRNA (adenine(2503)-C(2))-methyltransferase RlmN encodes MAALWDAPAPEAGPGPRPNAAGLDRAELGSLLAGLGEPAWRGKQVFSGLLRQRWTQWEQFTNLSKALRSRLEAEVDLAWPLIIQSQSSLDGSTKHVFELGDRKQVEGVHMPYEDRVTLCLSSQVGCAMGCTFCATGQMGIIRNLTAAEIVGQVVAMLNHHGHPADRPVNLVFMGMGEPLHNFDHLMAAFATLTDPEGLAIPPRRITVSTSGLVSGIDRLGAFTRRPRLALSLNGTTDAHRSAIMPVNRVWNLEALAAALGRFPLQPGERITLEYVLLKGLTDGPEDGRRLVAFARRFPAKVNLIPFNPHEGSGFEPPDETRISALCRLLSEADLPVSVRRSRGQDVAGACGQLVREGHSRKPLRTED; translated from the coding sequence GTGGCCGCGCTCTGGGACGCCCCGGCGCCGGAAGCCGGACCCGGCCCGCGTCCCAACGCCGCGGGCCTCGACCGCGCCGAACTGGGCTCGCTGCTGGCGGGCCTGGGTGAACCCGCCTGGCGGGGGAAGCAGGTCTTCTCCGGCCTGCTGCGCCAGCGATGGACGCAGTGGGAGCAGTTCACGAACCTTTCGAAGGCCCTTCGCAGCCGGCTCGAAGCCGAGGTGGATCTGGCCTGGCCCCTCATCATCCAGAGCCAGAGCTCGCTGGACGGATCCACCAAGCATGTGTTCGAGCTGGGGGACCGGAAGCAGGTGGAGGGCGTCCACATGCCCTACGAGGACCGGGTGACGCTCTGCCTCTCCAGCCAGGTGGGCTGCGCCATGGGATGCACCTTCTGCGCCACGGGCCAGATGGGCATCATCCGCAACCTCACGGCGGCCGAGATCGTGGGCCAGGTGGTGGCCATGCTGAACCACCACGGGCACCCCGCGGACCGTCCGGTCAACCTGGTCTTCATGGGCATGGGCGAGCCACTGCACAACTTCGACCACCTCATGGCCGCCTTCGCCACGCTGACCGATCCGGAGGGTCTTGCCATCCCGCCCCGCCGCATCACCGTGTCCACCTCGGGCCTGGTGAGCGGCATCGACCGGCTGGGCGCCTTCACCCGCCGCCCGCGCCTGGCCCTCAGCCTGAATGGCACCACCGACGCACACCGCTCGGCCATCATGCCGGTGAACCGTGTCTGGAATCTCGAGGCTCTGGCGGCGGCCCTGGGCCGTTTCCCCCTGCAGCCCGGCGAGCGCATCACCCTCGAGTACGTGCTGCTGAAGGGCCTGACCGACGGCCCCGAAGACGGCCGCCGCCTGGTCGCCTTCGCCCGCCGCTTCCCCGCCAAGGTGAACCTCATCCCCTTCAATCCCCATGAGGGCTCGGGCTTCGAGCCTCCGGACGAGACCCGCATCAGCGCCCTCTGCCGCCTGCTGTCCGAGGCGGATCTCCCGGTCAGCGTTCGCCGCAGCCGGGGCCAGGATGTGGCCGGGGCCTGCGGACAGCTGGTGCGCGAAGGACATTCGCGCAAACCCCTGAGGACTGAGGACTGA
- the rplS gene encoding 50S ribosomal protein L19, translating into MSHIIDQLEASLLRHDLPRIQPGDTVKVHVKVKEGEKERIQLFQGIVIGIKGGGMRTSFTVRKVASGVGVERIFPLNSPTIDKLEVIRHGKVRRAKLYFLREKLGKAGRLKERRTDGGE; encoded by the coding sequence ATGAGCCACATCATCGATCAGCTCGAAGCCAGCCTGCTTCGCCACGACCTCCCGCGCATCCAGCCCGGCGACACCGTCAAGGTGCACGTCAAGGTGAAGGAAGGCGAAAAGGAGCGCATCCAGCTCTTCCAGGGCATCGTCATCGGCATCAAGGGCGGCGGCATGCGCACCTCCTTCACCGTCCGCAAGGTCGCGAGCGGCGTGGGCGTCGAGCGCATCTTCCCCCTCAACAGCCCCACCATCGACAAGCTGGAAGTCATCCGCCATGGCAAGGTCCGCCGCGCCAAGCTCTACTTCCTGCGCGAGAAGCTCGGCAAGGCCGGCCGCCTCAAGGAGCGCCGCACGGACGGCGGCGAGTAG
- a CDS encoding mechanosensitive ion channel family protein produces the protein MFRDLRERVSAPRRMVAWVLLVLLLVAAAFVLPHMTPHPAVHRAADVILWSALAYGAVRLVSFLLLDPLLSHRQTATPGFARDLIVVALYLVAAGGMLREVLQVSLGQLLGTGAIAAAVVGLSLQEVLGNLFAGISLHLDPAFREGDWVEITGNLRGGPGRETLIGQVEAMTWRTVQLRTENGDMDILPNRVIAQAVVTNLYVPSGLHRRTAKVIVEPRPDLHAAIDRLTRALAGLPHHPPHYPEVVVHSTDMGGAVLEMRFWALGFRHGRQATFQATRLAATVLPREGFRLMGPHGPTPLVAFPEPVPGTALMGDIVRELGLPEHWIEDLRPHLRRRLLAPGEGVIRAGDPGNSLFAVHRGTLQVVRAEERQDPYTGLFWKPLADLGPGQWFGEASLLTGAPRNATVVAATEAEVLELPKEAFEASLKREPELLDRLVDLMERRESQAAEVPLPKEGRRSQWARQVRVWFGLG, from the coding sequence ATGTTCAGGGATCTGCGGGAGAGGGTCAGCGCGCCGCGCCGCATGGTGGCCTGGGTCCTGCTGGTTCTCCTGCTGGTGGCGGCGGCCTTCGTGCTGCCGCACATGACGCCGCACCCCGCCGTCCATCGGGCCGCCGACGTGATCCTCTGGTCCGCCCTGGCCTACGGGGCCGTCCGGCTCGTCTCGTTCCTGCTGCTCGACCCCCTGCTGAGCCACCGCCAGACCGCCACCCCGGGCTTCGCCAGGGACCTCATCGTCGTGGCGCTGTACCTGGTGGCCGCGGGCGGCATGCTGCGCGAAGTCCTGCAGGTGAGCCTGGGCCAGCTGCTGGGCACCGGCGCCATCGCCGCGGCCGTGGTGGGCCTCAGCCTCCAGGAGGTGCTCGGCAACCTCTTCGCGGGGATCTCCCTGCACCTGGACCCGGCCTTCCGCGAAGGGGACTGGGTGGAGATCACCGGCAACCTGCGGGGCGGGCCGGGTCGCGAAACGCTCATCGGGCAGGTGGAGGCCATGACCTGGCGCACGGTGCAGCTCCGCACCGAGAACGGCGACATGGACATCCTGCCCAACCGAGTCATCGCCCAGGCCGTCGTGACCAACCTCTACGTGCCCTCCGGGCTCCATCGGCGCACGGCCAAGGTCATCGTCGAACCGAGACCCGACCTGCACGCGGCCATCGACCGGCTGACGCGGGCCCTGGCGGGCCTGCCCCACCACCCGCCGCACTACCCCGAGGTGGTGGTCCACAGCACCGACATGGGCGGGGCGGTGTTGGAGATGCGCTTCTGGGCCCTGGGTTTCCGGCATGGCCGCCAGGCCACCTTCCAGGCCACGCGGCTGGCGGCCACGGTCCTCCCCCGGGAGGGATTCCGGCTGATGGGTCCGCATGGCCCCACCCCGCTGGTGGCCTTCCCGGAGCCCGTACCCGGAACCGCCCTGATGGGCGACATCGTCCGCGAGCTGGGCCTTCCCGAGCACTGGATCGAGGATCTCCGCCCCCACCTGCGGCGACGCCTGCTGGCCCCCGGGGAGGGCGTCATCCGCGCGGGCGACCCCGGCAATTCCCTCTTCGCCGTCCACCGCGGCACCCTCCAGGTGGTCCGCGCCGAGGAGCGCCAGGACCCCTACACGGGACTGTTCTGGAAACCCCTGGCGGATCTGGGTCCGGGCCAGTGGTTCGGCGAGGCCAGCCTGTTGACGGGCGCTCCCCGCAACGCCACGGTGGTGGCCGCCACGGAGGCCGAAGTCCTCGAGCTGCCCAAGGAGGCCTTCGAGGCCTCCCTGAAGCGCGAGCCGGAACTTCTGGATCGGCTGGTGGACCTGATGGAACGCCGGGAATCGCAGGCCGCGGAGGTGCCGCTGCCGAAGGAGGGCCGCCGGTCCCAGTGGGCCCGGCAGGTACGGGTCTGGTTCGGTCTGGGCTGA
- the trmD gene encoding tRNA (guanosine(37)-N1)-methyltransferase TrmD, with the protein MRFDALTLFPEFFEVARLGITGRAFRERGHGLHTHSYRPFAGNAFGHVDDSPFGGGPGMVLRPEVLRDTLASVPRQGSSRVIHFSPAAPPLTHAGVLELARLDQLILVCTRYEGLDQRAVERCIDEEFSIGEAVLSGGELPALFLIDAVCRWLPGVLGNEASAEQDSFATGLLDHPHYTRPAAFEGLEVPGVLQGGDHGAIRLWRLREAMARTRRLRPDLWATFLQERLPGLDRPAQWCAWQVEHPADWDRPKPKGWKGWRRE; encoded by the coding sequence ATGCGTTTCGATGCCCTGACCCTCTTCCCCGAATTCTTCGAGGTGGCCCGCCTCGGCATCACCGGACGCGCCTTCCGGGAGCGGGGGCACGGCCTGCACACCCACAGCTACCGCCCCTTCGCCGGCAATGCCTTTGGCCACGTGGACGACTCCCCCTTCGGCGGCGGCCCCGGCATGGTGCTGCGCCCCGAGGTGCTGCGTGACACCCTGGCTTCCGTGCCCCGGCAGGGCTCGAGCCGCGTCATCCACTTCAGCCCCGCGGCCCCGCCGCTCACCCATGCCGGGGTGCTGGAGCTGGCCCGGCTGGATCAGCTGATCCTGGTCTGCACCCGCTACGAGGGGCTGGATCAGCGGGCCGTCGAGCGCTGCATCGACGAGGAGTTCAGCATCGGCGAGGCCGTCCTCAGCGGCGGCGAGCTGCCGGCCCTCTTCCTCATCGATGCCGTCTGCCGCTGGCTGCCCGGGGTGTTGGGGAACGAGGCTTCCGCGGAGCAGGACAGCTTCGCCACGGGCCTGCTGGACCACCCCCACTACACCCGCCCCGCGGCCTTCGAAGGCCTGGAGGTGCCCGGCGTCCTCCAGGGCGGCGATCACGGGGCCATCCGCCTCTGGCGCCTCCGGGAGGCCATGGCCCGCACCCGGCGGCTTCGGCCCGACCTCTGGGCCACCTTCCTCCAGGAGCGCCTGCCCGGCCTGGACCGCCCCGCCCAATGGTGCGCCTGGCAGGTGGAGCATCCCGCGGACTGGGACCGGCCGAAGCCCAAGGGGTGGAAGGGGTGGAGGCGCGAATGA
- a CDS encoding exopolysaccharide biosynthesis protein, protein MQPTPKPFFETLHALLDAEGEITLGELLDAAGEQTYGFLVLLLSLPNLIPGLNIGLAPVGGIGLIGLGAQLFWGTHHPWVPRRVQAQPIHKGHIKNALAKFEAQLSRFRWRGAQQRPLSHRWMGACIAWTGFLLALPVPLPFGNQLPAAILCLLGAALLEERPAWAWIGAAASLGNTLYFASSFGLIARTCVKAFHALVH, encoded by the coding sequence GTGCAACCCACGCCCAAGCCCTTCTTCGAGACCCTTCACGCCCTCCTCGACGCGGAAGGCGAGATCACGCTGGGAGAGCTTCTGGATGCCGCTGGCGAACAGACCTATGGATTCCTGGTGCTGCTGCTCTCGCTGCCGAACCTCATCCCGGGGCTGAACATCGGCCTGGCACCGGTGGGCGGCATCGGGCTCATTGGCTTGGGCGCGCAGCTGTTCTGGGGCACGCACCATCCCTGGGTCCCCCGTCGCGTCCAGGCCCAGCCCATCCACAAGGGGCACATCAAGAACGCCCTCGCCAAGTTCGAGGCGCAGCTCAGCCGGTTCCGGTGGCGGGGTGCGCAGCAGCGGCCCCTGAGCCACCGCTGGATGGGCGCCTGCATCGCCTGGACGGGCTTCCTGCTGGCGCTCCCCGTTCCGCTTCCCTTCGGCAACCAGCTTCCGGCGGCCATCCTCTGCCTGCTGGGCGCGGCCCTGCTGGAGGAACGCCCCGCCTGGGCCTGGATTGGCGCCGCCGCGTCCCTGGGGAATACCCTCTATTTCGCCTCCAGCTTCGGCCTGATCGCACGAACCTGCGTGAAAGCCTTCCACGCGCTGGTGCATTGA
- a CDS encoding outer membrane beta-barrel protein has translation MKTSSLPILAILVAATGSLLAEAPRYGVQGLVNVPLGDLKTYVDSKPGPGIGVHGTFDLGDGHMVRPRLDYSVYPEASFATVKQTASYLSLGGDYLYFVAGKPEGLYLTAGLSAIRWSFEHKDPTSKVSSDTTKAGLAFGVGYQWNATVGTEARWLHSQVASGFTADALQAGITVRF, from the coding sequence ATGAAAACCTCGTCGCTTCCCATCCTGGCCATCCTGGTCGCGGCTACCGGGTCTCTCCTGGCCGAAGCACCCAGGTATGGCGTGCAGGGCCTGGTGAACGTCCCCCTGGGCGACCTGAAAACCTATGTGGACAGCAAGCCGGGACCCGGGATCGGGGTCCATGGGACCTTCGACTTGGGCGATGGCCACATGGTGCGCCCGCGCCTCGACTACAGCGTCTACCCGGAGGCTTCGTTCGCGACAGTGAAGCAGACGGCTTCCTACCTCAGTCTGGGCGGCGACTACCTCTACTTCGTCGCGGGAAAACCCGAAGGGCTGTATCTCACCGCCGGCCTGTCGGCCATCCGCTGGTCCTTCGAGCACAAGGACCCCACCTCCAAGGTGAGCAGCGACACCACCAAGGCTGGCCTGGCCTTCGGCGTGGGCTACCAGTGGAACGCCACCGTGGGCACCGAGGCCCGGTGGCTGCACTCGCAGGTGGCCAGCGGTTTCACGGCCGATGCCCTGCAGGCGGGGATCACGGTCCGCTTCTGA